A part of Myxococcus landrumus genomic DNA contains:
- a CDS encoding RNA polymerase sigma factor has product MSTPTKDLSTLSDGVKSSWHRFLDVFEPMRPELYRYCRYLTRSPWAAEDLAQDTLARAFVTLGTLFHEVPNPRGWLFRIASNLWIDRARRSRFDDALALGPSSVPPAQVDAREPREAAGTLFVQLSPQERAAVVLKDVFGLSLEEIADALSTTVGGVKAALHRGRGRLADPESASARTVAPGVLDAFCEAFNARDLGRLTSLLLDNAVVEIVGVVTEYGTEAPADPRTGSFAGTLAPIAFDERGGVPPELLEGYLATSPRCAVHAYRDTHLLVFWYEHVDGPKVRTVMTVDAEGDCILRVRNYFFTPDVIREVCEELQVPYRVNGYRYWPDRH; this is encoded by the coding sequence ATGAGCACGCCCACGAAGGACCTGTCGACCCTCAGCGATGGCGTGAAGTCCTCCTGGCATCGGTTCCTGGATGTCTTCGAGCCGATGCGCCCGGAGCTCTACCGGTACTGCCGGTACCTGACGCGCAGCCCCTGGGCCGCGGAGGACCTGGCGCAGGACACCCTGGCGCGTGCGTTCGTGACGTTGGGGACCTTGTTCCACGAGGTCCCCAATCCTCGCGGGTGGCTGTTCCGCATCGCCTCCAACCTGTGGATTGACCGGGCACGGCGCTCGCGCTTCGACGATGCGCTGGCGCTCGGGCCGTCCTCGGTGCCCCCGGCGCAGGTGGATGCGCGGGAGCCTCGGGAAGCCGCCGGCACGCTGTTCGTCCAGTTGTCTCCGCAGGAGCGCGCGGCGGTGGTGCTCAAGGACGTCTTCGGGCTGTCCCTGGAGGAGATTGCCGACGCGCTCTCCACGACGGTGGGCGGGGTGAAGGCGGCCCTGCATCGCGGGCGCGGGCGGCTCGCCGACCCCGAGTCCGCTTCCGCGCGGACGGTGGCTCCGGGCGTGCTGGACGCCTTCTGCGAGGCGTTCAACGCGCGGGACCTGGGGCGGCTCACCTCGCTGTTGCTCGACAACGCGGTGGTGGAGATTGTCGGAGTCGTCACGGAGTACGGGACGGAGGCTCCGGCGGACCCTCGCACGGGCTCCTTCGCGGGGACCCTCGCGCCGATTGCGTTCGACGAGCGCGGCGGTGTTCCTCCCGAGCTGCTGGAGGGCTACCTGGCCACGAGCCCCCGGTGCGCGGTCCATGCGTACCGCGACACGCACCTGCTCGTGTTCTGGTACGAGCACGTCGACGGGCCCAAGGTCCGCACCGTGATGACCGTGGATGCGGAAGGAGACTGCATCCTCCGCGTCCGCAACTACTTCTTCACCCCCGACGTCATCCGGGAAGTGTGTGAGGAGCTCCAGGTTCCCTACCGGGTCAACGGCTATCGCTATTGGCCTGACCGGCACTGA
- a CDS encoding aldo/keto reductase — translation MEYRRLGASGLQVPVLSFGAGTFGGQGPLFSAWGDTGVSEARRLVDLCLEAGVTMFDTADVYSNGASEEVLGAAIQGRREQVLISTKASLPTGDGPQDAGSSRARLIRATEAALRRLGTDYIDLFQLHAFDAGTPIEEVLSTLDQLVRQGKIRYVGVSNFAGWQLMKSLAIADRYGYPRYVVHQAYYSLVGRDYEWELMPLAADQNVSAMVWSPLGWGRLTGKVRRGQPLPKESRLHQTADLSPVVDDEHLYRVIDVLDDIAKETGKSVPQIALNWLTTRPTVASVIIGARNEAQLRDNLGAVGWSLSQEHLAKLEAVSFQTPPYPYTPYYNLDGFTRLNPPRLPRPKDVKP, via the coding sequence ATGGAGTATCGACGTCTAGGAGCCTCCGGGCTTCAGGTGCCTGTCCTCAGCTTCGGCGCGGGCACGTTTGGTGGGCAGGGGCCGCTGTTCAGCGCGTGGGGCGACACGGGCGTCAGCGAGGCGCGGCGGCTGGTGGACCTCTGCCTCGAGGCGGGCGTGACGATGTTCGACACGGCCGATGTCTATTCGAATGGCGCGTCGGAGGAAGTGCTCGGCGCGGCCATCCAGGGGCGGCGCGAGCAGGTCCTCATCTCGACGAAGGCCTCGCTCCCCACGGGGGACGGGCCCCAGGACGCGGGCTCATCCCGGGCCCGGCTCATCCGCGCGACGGAAGCGGCGCTGCGGCGGCTGGGCACGGACTACATCGACCTCTTCCAACTGCACGCCTTCGACGCGGGCACGCCCATCGAAGAGGTGCTCTCGACGCTGGACCAGCTCGTGCGGCAGGGGAAGATTCGCTACGTCGGCGTCTCGAACTTCGCGGGCTGGCAGCTCATGAAGTCGCTGGCCATCGCCGACCGCTACGGCTACCCGCGGTATGTCGTCCACCAGGCGTACTACTCGCTCGTCGGGCGGGATTACGAGTGGGAGCTCATGCCGCTCGCCGCCGACCAGAACGTCAGCGCGATGGTGTGGAGCCCGCTCGGCTGGGGCCGCCTCACCGGCAAGGTGCGGCGAGGCCAACCCCTGCCGAAGGAGAGCCGTCTCCACCAGACCGCCGACCTGAGCCCCGTCGTCGATGACGAGCACCTCTACCGCGTCATCGACGTGCTCGATGACATCGCGAAGGAGACGGGGAAGAGCGTCCCTCAAATCGCGCTGAACTGGCTGACGACCCGGCCGACCGTCGCCAGCGTCATCATCGGCGCGCGCAACGAGGCGCAGCTCCGCGACAACCTCGGCGCCGTGGGGTGGTCTCTCTCCCAGGAACACCTGGCGAAGCTCGAGGCCGTGAGCTTCCAGACGCCGCCCTACCCCTACACGCCCTACTACAACCTCGACGGCTTCACGCGGCTCAACCCGCCGCGCCTTCCTCGCCCGAAGGACGTGAAGCCGTAG
- a CDS encoding VOC family protein, giving the protein MAIKSATPYLVFGGKAEEAIAFYSSALGAKVHALQRFGDMVPNCPDALKKRVMHAVLQFDSGATLMLSDGSPEDRPTPGSSTHVALDIDSAAQGRAAFEALSKGGTVTQPLIDAPWGALFGSLQDRYGIRWMFNSAKT; this is encoded by the coding sequence ATGGCGATCAAGAGCGCGACCCCCTACCTGGTTTTTGGCGGCAAGGCCGAGGAGGCCATTGCCTTCTACAGCAGTGCGCTCGGCGCGAAGGTGCATGCCCTTCAGCGCTTCGGGGACATGGTGCCCAATTGTCCCGACGCGCTGAAGAAGCGGGTGATGCACGCCGTGCTTCAGTTCGACAGCGGCGCCACGCTCATGCTGAGCGACGGCTCTCCGGAGGACAGGCCGACGCCGGGAAGCTCCACGCATGTCGCGCTCGACATCGACAGCGCGGCGCAAGGGCGGGCGGCGTTCGAGGCCCTCTCGAAGGGGGGAACCGTCACGCAGCCTCTCATCGATGCGCCCTGGGGCGCGCTCTTCGGCTCGCTCCAGGACCGCTACGGCATCCGCTGGATGTTCAACTCGGCGAAGACGTAG
- a CDS encoding RidA family protein, producing the protein MPVVLLNPDGLPKTEVYRQVAIATGTRQVHVAGQVAYDVNGQLVAHGDLAGQVAQAWRNVAIALSAAGATFKDVVRLTFYVVDWKREMFPEFLAGLERVAEEVQLVPAPASLIGVSMLFEPGVLVEVEATAVVD; encoded by the coding sequence ATGCCTGTCGTCCTGCTCAACCCCGATGGACTCCCGAAGACCGAGGTCTACCGTCAGGTGGCGATTGCCACCGGCACCCGGCAGGTGCACGTCGCCGGACAGGTGGCCTATGACGTGAACGGTCAGCTCGTCGCACACGGAGACCTCGCCGGACAGGTGGCGCAAGCCTGGCGCAATGTCGCCATCGCCCTGTCGGCCGCCGGGGCGACCTTCAAGGACGTCGTCCGGCTGACGTTCTACGTCGTCGACTGGAAGCGCGAGATGTTTCCGGAGTTCCTCGCCGGCCTCGAGCGCGTCGCCGAGGAGGTGCAGCTCGTTCCCGCGCCGGCCTCGTTGATAGGCGTCTCCATGCTCTTCGAGCCAGGGGTTCTCGTCGAGGTTGAGGCCACCGCGGTCGTGGACTGA
- a CDS encoding dihydrofolate reductase family protein gives MFVSLIVSLDGYIEGPNHELDWFLDGDPQFEQYCDEMLDSVGVALYGRRSYELMVRYWPDAEKNPRTERDLAFARKMNALPKVVLSRTLEHASWSNTRIVKDQVLENITALKREHGKPLVAWAGAGLVGTLTRLGLVDEYRLIVHPVLLGGGTPWFRDIPGTHKLNLVRTTQLGKGLTVLCYEPVRP, from the coding sequence TTGTTCGTCTCCCTCATCGTGTCCCTCGATGGCTACATCGAAGGTCCGAACCACGAGCTCGACTGGTTCCTCGATGGAGACCCGCAGTTCGAGCAGTACTGCGATGAGATGCTCGACTCGGTCGGCGTCGCCCTCTACGGAAGGCGCTCGTACGAGCTGATGGTGCGCTACTGGCCCGACGCGGAGAAGAATCCCCGGACGGAGCGCGACCTCGCCTTCGCCCGCAAGATGAACGCGCTGCCGAAGGTCGTCCTCTCGCGGACGCTGGAGCACGCGAGCTGGAGCAACACGCGCATCGTCAAGGACCAGGTCCTGGAGAACATCACCGCGCTCAAGCGCGAGCACGGAAAGCCGCTCGTCGCGTGGGCGGGCGCGGGGCTGGTCGGCACGCTGACGCGGTTGGGTCTGGTGGATGAGTACCGGCTCATCGTCCACCCCGTGCTGCTGGGCGGCGGGACACCGTGGTTCCGGGACATTCCCGGGACACACAAGCTGAACCTCGTGCGCACCACGCAGCTCGGAAAGGGGCTCACCGTGCTGTGCTATGAGCCGGTCCGTCCATGA
- a CDS encoding LysR family transcriptional regulator, whose amino-acid sequence MKRAHLDEMLAFMAVVEAGSFVGGGRAMGLTRSAAGKALARLEARLGVRLLHRTTRQVSLTDEGRVFHEHCLQVRAALDDAEASVGQRPGTPRGVLRLTVPDAFGRRLMLPLLDEYLRAWPDVQVEVSFTDRVVDLIEEGYDLAVRINVSSPDVRLVSRLVAEHEAVVCAAPSYLRAHGAPASLEELAEHDCLHFRSRTQLQRWRLREKGGAWVNAEGRSRLRLDSGEAIRNAAVAGLGLAYLPRFLVDDDLASGRLKALLPSCDTDTVPITALYPSKRFLPAKVRRFIDLMAERWSTKPR is encoded by the coding sequence ATGAAGCGCGCCCACCTGGATGAGATGCTCGCGTTCATGGCCGTCGTGGAAGCGGGGAGCTTCGTGGGGGGTGGCCGGGCCATGGGCCTGACGCGCTCGGCGGCGGGCAAGGCGTTGGCGCGGCTGGAAGCGCGCCTCGGGGTGCGCCTGCTCCATCGCACGACGCGACAGGTGAGCCTCACCGATGAGGGTCGCGTCTTCCATGAGCACTGCTTGCAAGTGCGCGCGGCGCTGGACGACGCGGAAGCCAGCGTCGGTCAGCGCCCGGGAACACCTCGAGGCGTCCTGCGGCTCACGGTGCCCGACGCCTTCGGGCGGCGGCTCATGCTGCCCTTGCTGGATGAGTACCTGCGGGCCTGGCCCGACGTGCAGGTGGAGGTGAGCTTCACGGACCGCGTCGTGGACCTCATCGAGGAGGGCTACGACCTGGCCGTGCGCATCAATGTCTCCAGTCCCGACGTGCGGCTGGTGTCCCGGCTCGTGGCAGAACACGAAGCGGTCGTCTGCGCCGCGCCCTCGTATCTCCGGGCACACGGAGCACCCGCCTCGCTGGAGGAGCTCGCGGAGCATGACTGCCTGCACTTCCGCAGCCGGACGCAACTGCAGCGCTGGCGCCTGCGCGAGAAGGGTGGTGCATGGGTGAATGCGGAGGGACGCAGCCGGCTTCGCCTCGACAGTGGCGAGGCGATTCGGAATGCCGCTGTCGCGGGATTGGGGCTCGCCTATCTCCCCCGCTTCCTGGTCGACGATGACCTGGCCAGCGGCCGGCTCAAGGCCCTGTTGCCCTCGTGTGACACCGACACCGTGCCCATCACGGCGCTCTACCCGAGCAAGCGCTTCCTCCCGGCGAAGGTGCGGCGCTTCATCGACCTCATGGCCGAGCGATGGAGCACGAAGCCGCGCTGA
- a CDS encoding LysR substrate-binding domain-containing protein, with product MRDLPPLSALRAFEAAARHLSFKKAADELAVTPTAISHQVRQLEAWLGLRLFERHVRRVVLTQEGRELFPSMREGFDTLSRGIEALRTPAPQEVLTLSSTVAFTSKWLVPRVPAFRAACPGLDLRLHASDEAVDLRAGSVDLAIRYGRGVPEGLRSELLFQDRFAPVCSPRLGVRGVGDLGRHPLIHFEWRRVDEATPTWSRWFASAGRRYQAPGGELRFSDESHAIQAAIAGQGIAMVSLVLVAEELVSGALVKPFGPELEGFAYRLVHLDTPRHAERLGPIREWLLAEAKKLGPRK from the coding sequence ATGAGGGACCTTCCACCGCTGTCGGCGCTCCGGGCCTTCGAGGCGGCCGCGAGGCACCTGAGCTTCAAGAAGGCCGCGGATGAGCTCGCGGTGACGCCCACGGCCATCAGCCATCAGGTTCGTCAGTTGGAGGCGTGGCTGGGGCTGCGGCTCTTCGAGCGTCACGTGCGTCGCGTGGTCCTGACGCAGGAGGGGAGGGAGCTCTTCCCGTCGATGCGAGAGGGCTTCGACACCTTGTCCCGAGGCATCGAGGCGCTGAGGACACCTGCGCCGCAGGAGGTGCTCACGCTCTCGTCCACGGTCGCCTTCACGTCGAAGTGGTTGGTGCCGCGCGTGCCCGCGTTCCGGGCCGCGTGTCCGGGGCTGGACCTGCGCCTTCATGCGTCCGATGAGGCCGTGGACCTGAGGGCGGGAAGCGTGGACCTGGCCATCCGCTATGGCCGAGGAGTGCCTGAGGGCCTGCGCTCGGAGTTGCTGTTCCAAGACCGCTTCGCACCGGTGTGCAGTCCGCGCCTGGGCGTGCGGGGAGTGGGAGACCTGGGTCGCCATCCGCTCATCCACTTCGAGTGGCGCCGGGTCGACGAAGCGACTCCGACGTGGAGCCGGTGGTTCGCGAGCGCGGGCCGGCGCTATCAGGCCCCGGGTGGCGAGCTGCGCTTCTCCGACGAGTCACACGCCATCCAGGCGGCCATCGCGGGGCAGGGCATCGCGATGGTGAGCCTCGTGCTCGTGGCGGAGGAGCTGGTCAGTGGGGCGCTCGTGAAGCCCTTCGGGCCGGAGCTGGAGGGCTTCGCGTATCGACTCGTCCACCTGGACACCCCGCGCCACGCCGAGCGGCTAGGACCCATCCGCGAGTGGTTGCTCGCCGAGGCGAAGAAGCTCGGGCCCCGGAAGTAG
- a CDS encoding helix-turn-helix transcriptional regulator yields the protein MSDFVTWRDARGAFRLLDELKQVGHDTLAWRRHLLTGLSTLVGAQVGLSAETPEGGLLAPPRHLGAVDMGWGTGSDRRAWMQVCERPEAELDPSDERIAALGVRSFTLHRRELASDQRWYKSIIFNEHYRPARLNHYLLSVLHVPEYRAMHFVFLFRAQSERPFDERERQLVGHLHGELGVLWKEASEVQLPRRLQQTLSLFQAGCGEKEVADRLGISPRTVHDYSKALHKRLKVRSRAELLARAASLPRPPRLLMQDEDLAGPAGTV from the coding sequence ATGTCCGACTTCGTCACGTGGCGGGACGCTCGCGGAGCCTTCCGGTTGCTCGATGAGTTGAAACAGGTGGGCCACGACACGCTGGCGTGGCGGCGCCATCTGCTCACCGGGCTGAGCACGCTCGTGGGAGCACAGGTCGGGCTCTCGGCGGAGACGCCCGAGGGGGGACTGCTGGCGCCACCGCGTCACCTGGGCGCCGTCGACATGGGGTGGGGCACTGGCTCTGACCGCCGCGCCTGGATGCAGGTGTGTGAGCGTCCGGAGGCGGAGTTGGACCCCTCGGATGAGCGAATCGCGGCGCTGGGGGTGCGCTCGTTCACGCTCCACCGGCGGGAGCTCGCGAGCGACCAGCGCTGGTACAAGTCCATCATCTTCAACGAGCACTATCGGCCCGCCCGGCTCAATCACTATCTCCTGTCCGTGCTCCACGTGCCCGAGTACCGGGCGATGCACTTCGTGTTCCTGTTCCGGGCCCAGTCCGAGCGGCCCTTCGACGAGCGGGAGCGACAGCTCGTCGGGCACCTCCACGGAGAGCTGGGTGTGCTCTGGAAGGAGGCGAGCGAAGTCCAGCTTCCGCGCCGACTCCAGCAGACGCTGTCCCTGTTCCAGGCGGGCTGTGGTGAGAAGGAGGTGGCGGACCGGCTGGGCATCAGCCCTCGGACGGTGCACGACTACAGCAAGGCGCTGCACAAGCGCCTGAAGGTGCGCAGCCGCGCGGAATTGCTCGCACGCGCCGCGTCCCTGCCTCGACCGCCCCGACTGTTGATGCAGGACGAAGACCTCGCGGGTCCGGCGGGAACGGTCTGA
- a CDS encoding endonuclease/exonuclease/phosphatase family protein has protein sequence MLLLLVFLTGCPLAENYTDEEGPRYGGDHRIPAAGPEEAPSSLTVVTFNLSFAEHVTEAITAFKRSPLADADIIAMQEMDAPAVDRIARELGMTYVYYPASVQVDGGDFGNALLSRWPITADRKLHLPHDDPYHQRRRIAVIATVDVHGTPVELVSVHNSTPIVGLGGRLDQAEAIIDAVDASGPLRVIAGDFNTSDPGSQGQTVKLFSKRNFQWASEGVGDTVDSVIGGLPLDYVFSQGLPVLERGVDRRPAGSDHHPVWVRFAWPR, from the coding sequence ATGCTCCTCCTGCTTGTCTTCCTGACCGGGTGTCCGCTCGCGGAGAACTACACGGACGAGGAGGGGCCCCGGTACGGCGGAGACCATCGAATCCCCGCCGCCGGCCCCGAGGAAGCGCCGTCCTCGCTCACCGTCGTCACCTTCAACCTCTCCTTCGCCGAACACGTCACCGAGGCCATCACGGCCTTCAAGCGCTCTCCGCTCGCGGACGCGGACATCATCGCGATGCAGGAGATGGACGCTCCCGCCGTGGACAGAATCGCGAGGGAGCTCGGGATGACCTATGTGTATTACCCGGCCTCCGTGCAGGTGGATGGCGGTGACTTCGGCAATGCCCTGTTGAGCCGCTGGCCCATCACCGCGGACAGGAAGCTCCACCTTCCCCACGACGACCCGTACCACCAGCGCCGGCGCATCGCCGTCATCGCGACGGTGGATGTCCATGGCACGCCCGTGGAGCTGGTCTCGGTGCACAACTCCACGCCCATCGTCGGACTCGGCGGACGGCTGGACCAGGCGGAGGCCATCATCGACGCGGTCGACGCAAGCGGACCGCTGCGAGTGATTGCCGGCGACTTCAACACCTCCGACCCGGGGAGCCAGGGGCAGACCGTGAAGCTGTTCTCGAAGCGGAACTTCCAGTGGGCTTCGGAGGGAGTGGGGGACACCGTGGACTCGGTGATTGGCGGCTTGCCGCTCGACTATGTCTTCTCCCAGGGGCTCCCGGTGCTGGAGCGCGGCGTGGACAGGCGCCCCGCGGGCAGTGACCACCATCCGGTCTGGGTGCGCTTCGCATGGCCGCGATGA
- a CDS encoding TetR/AcrR family transcriptional regulator encodes MAKRPSPKKKPGAVAQTRRRGAELEEALLKAAADELIESGYAGLTMDKVAARAGTNKNALYRRWPHRLGLGIAAYRQLTRTVPPPDTGTLRGDVLETLRRANRHWSSPLGAILRELLAAAGGAAEMLAQLPEQANDSGAALWLAILGRAVARGEAAPESLHPRVATVAIVLLRNEFVTRGVPSAPDDVLVEIVDEVYLPLVRRRGAK; translated from the coding sequence ATGGCGAAGCGTCCGAGTCCCAAGAAGAAACCCGGTGCAGTGGCCCAGACGCGCAGACGGGGCGCGGAGCTGGAGGAGGCCCTGCTGAAGGCCGCCGCGGACGAGCTCATCGAGTCCGGCTATGCCGGGCTGACGATGGACAAGGTGGCTGCCCGTGCCGGGACGAACAAGAACGCTCTCTATCGTCGGTGGCCTCACCGGCTGGGGCTTGGCATCGCCGCCTATCGGCAGTTGACGCGGACCGTGCCGCCTCCAGATACGGGCACGCTGCGCGGCGACGTCCTGGAGACGCTGCGCCGGGCGAACCGGCACTGGAGCTCTCCCCTCGGCGCCATCCTGCGCGAGCTCCTGGCCGCGGCGGGTGGCGCGGCGGAGATGCTGGCGCAGTTGCCCGAACAGGCCAACGACTCGGGAGCCGCCCTCTGGCTGGCCATCCTGGGCCGAGCGGTCGCTCGAGGAGAAGCCGCCCCCGAGTCCCTCCATCCCCGCGTCGCCACGGTGGCCATCGTCTTGTTGCGCAATGAGTTCGTCACGCGCGGAGTCCCCTCCGCGCCCGACGATGTCCTGGTCGAAATCGTCGACGAGGTGTACCTGCCGCTCGTGCGGCGGCGCGGTGCGAAGTGA
- a CDS encoding amidohydrolase family protein translates to MTTRQGGFVRWSVRALVWATLFASGVGCRTLPGATTDIEKGEPDIALVGGTIHPTPGAAPIVDGVVLVSGGRIRAVGPRDSVHIPEGTRVVDVSGQTVLPGFWTSHVHFTAPVWEEAATLPAAKLERQLQDFLLRYGFVRAYDLGSAPSVFEAIRRRIQRGEVRGPVLLGAGGGLVPLDGAPVYLPPGTLPEASTPEVTRAVVRRALDEHGKDAIKLFTVSVTRQRPFPVMSSDSIRVATEEAHARGKPVFAHPTNVSGVTAAVEGGVDILAHTVSSAEELPEALQQRIVSKHVALIPTLSLWEPEFKRAGAPEDVIARQVAASQKQLARHVALGGRVLFGTDAGYEPDVSPLREYVLMKEAGMDFHRILASLTTEPAAQFHQEERFGRLAPGLDGDVVVVQGDPTQEIEALARVRLTLRQGRIVFQAE, encoded by the coding sequence ATGACGACACGGCAGGGAGGCTTCGTGAGGTGGAGTGTTCGGGCACTCGTATGGGCCACGCTCTTCGCGAGTGGCGTGGGTTGCCGGACGCTCCCTGGGGCAACGACAGACATCGAAAAGGGCGAGCCAGACATCGCGCTCGTGGGAGGCACGATTCATCCGACTCCCGGCGCCGCGCCCATCGTCGATGGCGTGGTGCTCGTCTCGGGAGGCCGAATCCGCGCGGTGGGACCTCGGGACAGCGTGCACATCCCGGAGGGGACGCGGGTGGTGGATGTCTCGGGGCAGACGGTGCTGCCAGGGTTCTGGACCAGCCATGTCCATTTCACGGCGCCTGTCTGGGAAGAGGCCGCGACCCTGCCGGCGGCGAAGCTCGAGCGCCAGCTCCAGGACTTCCTCCTCCGGTATGGCTTTGTGCGCGCGTATGACCTGGGCTCCGCGCCGAGCGTCTTCGAGGCCATCCGTCGGCGCATCCAGCGTGGCGAGGTGCGAGGCCCGGTGCTCCTCGGCGCGGGCGGAGGACTTGTGCCGCTCGATGGTGCCCCGGTGTACCTGCCGCCGGGCACGCTGCCGGAGGCGTCCACTCCAGAGGTGACTCGGGCCGTTGTCCGGCGGGCGCTGGACGAGCACGGGAAGGATGCCATCAAGCTCTTCACCGTCTCCGTGACCCGGCAACGTCCCTTTCCGGTGATGTCCAGCGACAGCATCCGCGTGGCCACGGAGGAGGCGCACGCTCGGGGCAAGCCCGTGTTTGCCCATCCCACCAATGTGTCGGGTGTCACCGCGGCGGTCGAGGGTGGAGTGGATATCCTGGCGCACACGGTCTCCTCGGCCGAGGAGCTCCCGGAGGCCCTCCAACAGCGGATTGTCTCGAAGCACGTCGCGCTGATTCCCACGCTGTCGCTGTGGGAGCCGGAGTTCAAGCGGGCGGGAGCGCCCGAGGACGTCATCGCGCGCCAGGTGGCGGCCTCCCAGAAGCAGCTCGCGCGCCATGTGGCGCTGGGCGGGCGGGTCCTGTTCGGGACGGACGCGGGCTACGAGCCCGACGTGAGTCCCCTTCGTGAGTATGTGTTGATGAAGGAGGCGGGGATGGACTTCCACCGCATCCTGGCCAGCCTGACCACGGAGCCCGCGGCGCAGTTCCATCAGGAGGAGCGGTTTGGACGCCTCGCGCCGGGCCTGGACGGAGATGTCGTCGTCGTCCAGGGAGACCCCACGCAGGAGATTGAGGCGCTGGCGCGGGTGCGGCTGACCTTGCGCCAAGGGCGAATCGTGTTCCAGGCGGAGTGA
- a CDS encoding invertase recombinase-like protein: MCLTSLLVLLVACGGSDPAETPDAGQTPRDAGNEQPDSGSDRPDAGGETPDSGGGTPDSGGEVPDSGSETPDSGGGVPDSGSETPDSGGEVPDSGSETPDSGSETPDSGSETPDGGSGNPDGGGAPVSVIGNWGFEEWPGALPTRWFGSTSNIANVDVQKVTAQAFEGVNAVRLVNPSATHKRFSTEAMTMPSGRYTCTYQARGEGEVRNAFYGTDYSSYSSYTTVNPDAWKAVTYQFNVATDIFDTFELIFSVRNTLGGHVLIDDVRCTRTPEPCDQVSCESWERCVNATATCEPLSGRCNSATDCSEWQTCDAENRCVVAESRCTRHADCAGTPQTPLCNFSEHQCVEGNPCAGVTCSNPATTCNPTSGVCELAPGACFTTLDCRGELPACDPGTRRCVAASHPSNIIPNGGFEIWDTFSIPYQGDRYIPVSWYGMDNGITDPGTEIKASRLVPYTSVVHGGATALQFVVPIQVAERFSSVKFNVESGNYSCSYRVRGHGNIRHRIYSSAGWSKQTDILVVDSNEWQPVFFKFTGNVRDWRLFFYPSRSVADRDHLQVDDVVCTKD; encoded by the coding sequence ATGTGTCTGACTTCGCTGCTGGTCTTGTTGGTCGCATGCGGAGGTTCAGACCCGGCGGAGACGCCCGACGCTGGACAGACTCCGCGGGATGCGGGGAACGAGCAACCTGACTCGGGCTCCGACAGGCCGGACGCGGGCGGTGAGACTCCGGATTCAGGTGGTGGGACTCCCGACTCGGGTGGCGAGGTGCCGGACTCGGGCTCGGAGACGCCGGACTCGGGTGGCGGGGTGCCGGACTCGGGCTCGGAGACGCCGGACTCGGGTGGCGAGGTGCCGGACTCGGGCTCTGAGACGCCAGACTCGGGCTCGGAGACGCCGGACTCGGGCTCGGAGACGCCGGATGGTGGTTCGGGGAACCCCGATGGCGGCGGGGCTCCGGTGAGCGTCATCGGCAACTGGGGCTTCGAGGAGTGGCCGGGCGCGCTTCCGACGCGGTGGTTCGGGAGCACGTCGAACATCGCCAATGTGGACGTGCAGAAGGTGACGGCGCAGGCGTTCGAGGGCGTGAACGCGGTCCGGCTGGTCAATCCGTCGGCGACGCACAAGCGCTTCAGCACCGAGGCGATGACGATGCCCTCGGGCCGCTATACCTGCACCTACCAGGCGCGAGGCGAGGGTGAGGTTCGCAACGCCTTCTACGGCACCGACTACTCGTCCTATTCGTCGTACACGACAGTCAACCCCGACGCGTGGAAGGCGGTGACGTACCAGTTCAACGTCGCGACCGATATCTTCGACACGTTCGAGCTCATCTTCAGCGTCCGGAACACCCTCGGTGGGCATGTGCTCATCGACGACGTGCGCTGCACGCGCACCCCCGAGCCGTGTGACCAGGTCAGCTGTGAGTCCTGGGAGCGGTGCGTGAATGCCACCGCGACGTGCGAGCCGCTCTCCGGTCGCTGCAACAGCGCCACGGATTGCAGCGAGTGGCAGACGTGTGACGCGGAGAACCGGTGCGTGGTCGCCGAGAGCCGCTGCACCCGTCACGCGGACTGCGCGGGGACTCCGCAGACGCCGTTGTGCAACTTCTCCGAGCACCAGTGTGTCGAGGGCAACCCGTGCGCGGGGGTCACGTGCAGCAACCCGGCGACGACCTGCAACCCCACGAGCGGCGTGTGCGAGCTGGCTCCGGGGGCGTGCTTCACGACGCTCGACTGCCGTGGCGAGCTGCCGGCCTGTGACCCGGGGACCCGCCGCTGCGTCGCCGCCAGCCATCCGTCGAACATCATCCCCAACGGTGGTTTCGAGATTTGGGACACGTTCTCGATTCCGTATCAGGGGGACCGATACATCCCGGTCTCCTGGTACGGCATGGACAACGGCATCACGGACCCTGGGACGGAGATCAAGGCGTCGCGACTGGTGCCCTACACGAGCGTGGTGCACGGTGGCGCGACGGCGCTGCAGTTCGTGGTGCCCATCCAGGTCGCCGAGCGCTTCTCCTCCGTGAAGTTCAACGTGGAGAGCGGCAACTACTCCTGCTCGTACCGGGTGAGGGGCCACGGCAACATCCGTCACCGCATCTACTCGAGCGCGGGCTGGAGCAAGCAGACGGACATCCTCGTCGTCGACAGCAACGAGTGGCAGCCGGTGTTCTTCAAGTTCACGGGCAACGTGCGCGACTGGCGGCTGTTCTTCTATCCGAGCCGCAGCGTGGCGGACCGGGACCACCTGCAGGTCGACGACGTCGTCTGCACGAAGGACTAG